Proteins encoded by one window of Tunturibacter psychrotolerans:
- a CDS encoding carboxymuconolactone decarboxylase family protein, which yields MAHIKLPEGLPGIRGAMAFRPETARPLNDLVEVLLHAPNSLTPGDRELIATYVSSENDCYYCQTIHGAIAAASLNGDEALVKQVKHDFHNAAISEKLKALLVIAGKVQRGGKHVTTEDVAAARAQGATDIEIHDTVLIAAAFCMFNRYVDGLATIQPRDEAMYRERGKWIAREGYVNVSKEYLPAETAH from the coding sequence ATGGCACACATCAAACTTCCCGAAGGTCTCCCCGGCATACGCGGCGCAATGGCCTTCCGCCCCGAAACCGCAAGGCCGCTCAACGATCTTGTAGAAGTCCTTCTCCACGCCCCCAACTCCCTCACCCCCGGCGACCGCGAATTGATCGCAACCTACGTCTCCTCCGAAAACGATTGCTACTACTGTCAAACCATCCACGGAGCCATTGCGGCCGCAAGCCTCAACGGTGACGAAGCGCTCGTCAAGCAGGTGAAACACGACTTCCACAACGCCGCCATCTCCGAAAAACTAAAAGCTCTCCTCGTCATCGCAGGCAAAGTCCAGCGCGGCGGCAAGCATGTCACCACCGAAGACGTCGCAGCCGCACGCGCACAAGGCGCAACCGACATCGAGATCCACGACACCGTCCTCATCGCCGCCGCCTTCTGCATGTTCAACCGCTACGTCGACGGCCTCGCCACCATCCAGCCACGCGACGAAGCCATGTATCGCGAGCGCGGCAAGTGGATCGCCCGCGAAGGATACGTCAACGTCAGCAAAGAATATCTACCAGCCGAAACCGCACACTAA
- a CDS encoding carboxymuconolactone decarboxylase family protein, which translates to MPHIKLPEGFAGISSGFVYRPETAKPMRELAHVLLHDSNSLTPAERELIATYVSSQNDCYFCQTSHASAAAAHLGNDWGLTEQVRQNYEQAPVSDKLKALLTIAGKVQQGGKHVTSEDVAKAREQGATDLEIHDTVLIAAAFCMFNRYVDGLATWQPEDPAMYAKMGQHLATEGYLAPSIKA; encoded by the coding sequence ATGCCCCACATCAAACTTCCCGAAGGCTTCGCAGGAATCAGCAGCGGATTCGTCTACCGCCCCGAAACCGCCAAACCCATGCGCGAGCTAGCCCACGTTCTCCTTCACGACTCCAACTCCCTAACCCCCGCCGAGCGCGAACTCATCGCAACCTACGTCTCCAGTCAGAACGACTGCTACTTCTGCCAGACCAGTCACGCCTCAGCTGCCGCCGCGCACCTCGGAAACGATTGGGGTCTAACCGAACAGGTAAGACAAAACTACGAACAAGCCCCCGTCTCAGACAAACTGAAAGCCCTCCTCACAATCGCGGGCAAAGTCCAACAAGGCGGCAAACATGTCACCTCAGAAGACGTCGCAAAAGCCCGCGAACAAGGCGCAACCGACCTCGAAATTCACGACACCGTCTTAATCGCCGCAGCCTTCTGCATGTTCAACCGCTACGTCGACGGCCTCGCCACCTGGCAGCCCGAAGACCCCGCAATGTACGCCAAAATGGGCCAACACCTGGCCACCGAAGGCTACCTGGCCCCATCGATAAAAGCCTGA
- a CDS encoding DUF1214 domain-containing protein, which translates to MSSLIQDIRHAIRQLLKSPGFTITAILSLACGIAATSAVFSVVWGVVMNPYPYAAPDRMVHFGPWRHHGQRLQRFGDHRRAMATTAPASRNHFLARATGTQMGIGANSRDETLYPILDKDADGQPFDGSKSEYPLHSAKGQFLPVNAFWSLTMYDLPSQLLVKNSINRYLINSPMLPHLKLDKDGGLTLYIQADSPGAEKQANWLPAPKVPHADRPLLLAEG; encoded by the coding sequence ATGAGCTCTCTCATTCAAGACATACGCCACGCAATCCGCCAGCTACTCAAAAGTCCCGGCTTCACCATCACCGCAATTCTCTCTCTCGCCTGTGGAATCGCCGCAACGTCCGCCGTCTTCAGTGTCGTGTGGGGAGTTGTGATGAACCCCTATCCCTACGCCGCACCCGATCGCATGGTGCACTTCGGCCCCTGGCGGCACCACGGGCAACGGCTACAACGGTTTGGAGATCACCGCCGCGCAATGGCAACAACTGCGCCAGCTTCCCGCAATCACTTCCTCGCCCGCGCCACCGGCACCCAGATGGGCATCGGTGCCAACTCACGTGACGAAACCCTCTACCCCATTCTGGACAAGGACGCCGACGGCCAGCCCTTCGACGGCAGCAAGAGCGAATACCCGCTGCACTCTGCAAAAGGACAGTTTCTGCCCGTCAACGCCTTCTGGTCGCTGACCATGTACGACCTCCCGAGCCAGCTTCTGGTAAAGAATTCGATCAATCGCTATCTCATCAACTCGCCGATGCTGCCGCACCTCAAGCTCGACAAAGATGGCGGCCTCACGCTCTACATCCAGGCCGACTCCCCGGGAGCAGAGAAGCAAGCGAACTGGCTGCCCGCACCGAAGGTCCCTCATGCTGACCGTCCGCTATTACTGGCCGAAGGCTGA